From Leguminivora glycinivorella isolate SPB_JAAS2020 unplaced genomic scaffold, LegGlyc_1.1 Scaffold12, whole genome shotgun sequence, a single genomic window includes:
- the LOC125242187 gene encoding uncharacterized protein LOC125242187, with product MDTDLLNVLTYNVRTLMQEERLIELEHALKDIKWDVIGLSEVRREGEQTVERIDNVFYHFGTAGGLYGVGFLVHKKWKSNIIEFTGYSERIAVLKFLIDKKHTLTIIQVYAPTSSHSDDEVERFYDLLNKACEENRGTWNIVLGDFNAKVGIRAELDNCDVIGPHGLGIRNERDDIVLFSHTAPHLQQMLQDLSTASLEVGLTMNMAKTKLMTNRGKDTVTVDGQDIQYVDEYIYLGQIASFENRQCKEIDRRIENAWKSFWSMKTLMKGNLPLTLKRKLVDMCILPILTYGAQTWSLTEAQKSRLKICQRAMERSILGVRRTDRVRNTELRSKTGIVDNVYILG from the exons ATGGACACCGATTTGCTAAACGTTTTAACATACAACGTCCGCACATTGATGCAAGAAGAACGTCTCATTGAACTGGAACACGCTCTTAAGGATATTAAATGGGACGTGATTGGTTTATCAGAAGTACGCAGGGAGGGAGAGCAGACCGTCGAGAGAATCGATAATGTCTTTTACCACTTCGGAACAGCAGGCGGGCTGTATGGAGTTGGTTTCCTAGTACATAAGAAGTGGAAAAGCAACATTATCGAATTCACAGGCTACTCTGAGAGAATAGCGGTGTTAAAATTTCTCATAGATAAGAAACACACACTAACCATCATCCAAGTTTACGCCCCCACATCTTCACATAGCGATGACGAGGTAGAACGTTTTTACGATCTCCTCAACAAAGCTTGTGAAGAAAATCGAGGAACATGGAACATCGTCCTTGGCGATTTCAACGCAAAGGTTGGCATTAGGGCAGAACTGGATAACTGCGACGTAATTGGACCACATGGACTTGGTATCCGAAACGAGCGAG ACGACATCGTTTTGTTCTCCCACACTGCACCCCATCTACAACAAATGCTACAAGACCTTAGCACGGCAAGTCTTGAAGTCGGACTCACAATGAACATGGCCAAAACCAAGTTGATGACCAACAGGGGGAAAGATACGGTCACGGTTGATGGACAGGATATCCAATATGTCGACGAATACATCTATTTGGGCCAGATAGCATCCTTCGAAAACAGGCAGTGCAAAGAAATCGATCGACGCATCGAGaacgcctggaagagcttctggtccatgaagACGCTAATGAAGGGCAACCTTCCACTGACACTAAAGCGCAAACTCGTCGACATGTGTATCCTGCCTATCCTAACATACGGCGCCCAAACTTGGTCATTGACGGAAGCCCAAAAGTCCCGACTCAAGATTTGCCAgcgagcaatggagcgcagcatactcgGAGTCCGCAGAACCGATCGGGTTAGGAACACcgaactgcgctccaaaactggtATTGTAGAT aaTGTCTACATTCTTGGCTGA